The genomic region TAGCAGAATTAACAGCATCCTGACCAATCATTGCGTCTACAACCATTAAAATTTCTTCTGGTTGAGCTATCTTTTTAATTTCTTCCAATTCTTGCATCATTTGTTCATCTATATGTAGTCTTCCTGCGGTATCTAATATAACAATATCATGTAAAAGTTTTTCGGCATAGTTCATAGCTTCTTTAACTATTTTGACAGCATTTTTTCTATCACCAGTAAATACTGGAACTCCTATTTGATCACCTAATTGAACTAGTTGGTCAATAGCTGCAGGTCTGTATGTGTCTGCTGCAACCAATAAAGGAGCTTTACCCTGTTTTTTGAAATAATTAGCTAATTTAGCAGCGTGAGTGGTTTTACCGCTTCCCTGCAACCCAACTAACATAATATAACCAGGTCTTTTTGAAATATTTAATTTAGGTTTTTCATTACCACCCATCAATTCAATTAACTCATCTCTAACAATTCTAATAAATTCTTGGTCTGGTGTTAAACTTTCTAAAACCTCTTTTCCAAGCGCTTTTTCCCTTACTTTTTCGATAAATTCTTTAACAACTTTATAGTTTACATCTGCTTCTAATAAGGACATTTTAACAGTTCTAACTGCGTCTTTTATATTTTTTTCAGATAATTTTCCTTGCCCTTTTAATGATTTAAAAGCTTTTGCCAATTTTTTTTGGATATTGTCAAACATGTACACACCTCCGGTGAGGAATAAAGAAAATTGAAATCAAAACTAAAGATAAATAAACAACAAGTTGTTTAACCTCCGGTGAGGAATAAAGAAAATTGAAATCAAAACTAAAGATAAATAAACAACAAGTTGTTTAACCTCCGGTGAGGAATAAAGAAAATTGAAATCAAAACTAAAGATAAATAAACAACAAGTTGTTTAACCTCCGGTGAGGAATAAAGAAAATTGAAATCAAAACTAAAGATAAATAAACAACAAGTTGTTTAACCTCCGGTGAGGAATAAAGAAAATTGAAATCAAAACTAAAGATAAATAAACAACAAGTTGTTTAACCTCCGGTGAGGAATAAAGAAAATTGAAATCAAAACTAAAGATAAATAAACAACAAGTTGTTTAACCTCCGGTGAGGAATAAAGAAAATTGAAATCAAAACTAAAGATAAATAAACAACAAGTTGTTTAACCTCCGGTGAGGAATAAAGAAAATTGAAATCAAAACTAAAGATAAATAAACAACAAGTTGTTTAACCTCCGGTGAGGAATAAAGAAAATTGAAATCAAAACTAAAGATAAATAAACAACAAGTTGTTTAACCTCCGGTGAGGAATAAAGAAATTTATAGAATATTAGATAAAAAACAAAATATACTCAGATTATAGTAATCTGTATTTTACTACAATCTGTAGATATTACTTCTATTCATCAATGTTTAATGAATTAACATAAAAATACAAGTCTAGTATACTATAAAAATTCTTTTTTTTCATGAATTCTATTGAACAAAATGTGAGAAGGTGGAAAATTTAAAGTTACAATTTAATTACGGTAATAGAAAGAAAAATTTAATTCATTCTCAAAGAAGAATTTACATTGAAAGGGTGTATAATTAAAATGGGGGGTGAAATTATGCCGTTTTTATTTCTATTTTCTATATTTATTGTATCTATATTGATATCCTGGATCATTGCAAAGGTTTTTAATTCACCAATAAAAAAGATTCTTGAAAAAATTATAAATGATCCAATTAGTGACGCATGGAGAAAATATTTAATATTTGCAATCTACATTACAGGAATATCTTCTGGTGTAAGAATTTGGGAAATAGAAAGATATTTTGGAGTTTCAGAAGTAGCAAGAGAAGGTGGAGAAATAATACAAAAAGCCATCTCTCTGACGCCAGAAAGATGGACTCTTGAAATTTTAAGAACCATTATAGAAGCTCTACAGGGTATTTCGGTAATGCTATTAATATTCTTTATATTTGCTTTAATTGCTTTTGTAATAATGAAAGCTATTGAAAGCAAGCATTCAGAAAAAAAGAATGTATAATAAATGAGTTATAAATCCAGCAATAATACCTGCAACTGTGTGGGAAAGAATGGCTTTACTTGCTAATTTCCTGGCCTTTAAAGAATCCATCATGGCAATATGAGTGGATAAATAACCACTCCATGTCATCCCAATTGCAGTTAAAACAGCTATATCATTAGGAGTAATAGATTTAGTTTCTATAAATTTAGGAATTAAGGCTAATGCAGCACCAGTTGATCCTAAAGAAGTTAATGGAAATGCAATTAACTTTGGAGATTTAAAACCAAAAAGAAAGTTTAATATAAAATCTAGTTTTGCACCTATCCATTGTAAAATTGGAACACCTTCATATGGAAGTCCTTGATAACCTATTGAAGGATCTTTTGGACCGTTTGTAAACATCATAACTATTGTACTTATAATTAAAACACCTGGTATAATGGATAATCCTAAATCAACACCAATCTTTCCACCTTCTAATAATCCATCGATTAATCTGGAAATAACACTACCTTTCGTAGCATTCCAGTATTCTATATCTTCTGGGTGATCAACATGTTTTATATTCTTATAATGTTTTTTAGTATAATATGAAAATATTCTAACGCTAATAATACTTCCGATAACGGCTCCGAAATTTCCAAGTAAAACAGGAAAAAATAGATTTTCTCCCATTGCAGATGATTGAGCTATCATAAATGTTGTAACAATTAATCCCATTCCGAAGGATGTTCCTAAATTACATAATAATGGGATTTGCCATTTTTCAAAATATTTTGTGAATTGTTTATCTTGTGCCAAAGATAAAATAGCAGGATTATCTGATAAATAGGTAGTTAATATTCCAAGAGCAGAAGCTCCGGGTAAGTTATATAATGGTTTCATTAATTTTGAAAGAAGTTTGTTTAATAAGTAGACAACACCAAATTCTGAAAGAACATTACCAAATGCACTTGTTAAAACAGCCACAGCCATAATAAAAAACACAGTATTTAATAACAAATCATGAGCTGTAGACATTAATGTTTTAAAAAAATTACTAACCCCCATATAATTCATTACAGGTAAAAATATTGCTGATGAAAGAATTAAAAAAAGGAGAGGTTCTCTAATTTTATTTTTTTTAACAATTTCTTTTTCTTCCATAATATACCTCCAGGATATTGAAATATTAAACAAAATATATTATAATAAATATGAAAAAAATTTCAAACATTAAATTAAGTGATTTTTGGTTTTTGAAGTCAAATAAATATGTTTTTAGATAAATATGCTTTTAAATTTAATTAAAGCTTCAAAATTAAATAACTTACTTTTGTTAAAATATATTTACAAACGGAGGCGTGTTCCGAATTGGCTAAGGAGCCGGTCTCGAAAACCGGTGAGGGTTACACCCTCGTGTGGGTTCGAGTCCCACCGCCTCCGCCATTTTTATATATTCTGGTGGGAGGGTTTTTAATGAAAAATTTAAAAAATGTATACGAACATTTAAAAAAGAATGTTGAAAAGGGGAAAACAAATTATGCCGTTCCAAAAAGATGGATGCCGGATGATTATGAGGGAACTGTAAGATTAAAGGGAAGAACATTTGTTGTTAATCCCTATGAATATTTTACAAAGATAGTAGAAGGCATTATGAAAAACAATGATGAAACAAATGATTATTCAAAGCCACTATCTTTTACAACCAATGAAAAAACAACAGAATGGTTAAAAAAATCAATTATATATAGCGCTCATGTAAGAATGACAGCAGCTTATCAACACGATGTAAATGCTGCTTATTTTAAACCAGATGACGATTTAGGCTATAGAGAGAGTGGAACGTTTTTAAAAATGATCGCACTATTGCCTTATTTAAAAAAATTCAATGTAAATGCTATTTATTTACTTCCTATTACTCAATCAAGCAATAAATTTAAAAAAGGTGAAGTAGGTTCACCATATGCAGTAAAAAGTTTTCACCATGTGGAAAAGGATTATCACGATCCATTATTAGAAGGATTTAATGCAGATCAAGAATTTTCAGCGTTTGTAGAAGCTGCGCATATGATGGGAATGAGAGTTATCTTAGACTTTATTCCAAGAACAGCGTCAAGAGATAACAATTTAATATTAGAACATCCTGATTGGTTCTATTGGATTGATATAAATGAATTATCATCATATAAACCACCAAAAATAGAAGAATTGGATTTTGAACAACCATCAACAGAAAATTTGCCTATACTGTATTCAAATCCAGAAGTAAAAAAACATTTGAAAAAATTTAGATGGGCACCTAATATTACAGATCCTCAAAAATGGGAAAACTTTGTAAAGAAAAATAAAAACAATCCAGATTTCTTAGAAGAAATAGTAAAGGAATTTAAAATAATTACAGTTCCAGGATTTTCCGATTGGATTAACGATCCACAACCAACATGGGATGATGTAACTTTCTTAAGATTATTCTTAAGCCATCCAATGGAATCAGAAAAATATTTAGAAAACCCCGAAGAACAACCACCATATGTATTATATGATGTCGTTAAATCAAGTAATTTCCCTGGTAAAGTAAAAAATGAAGAATTATGGAGTATGATAGCAAATATAATGCCTTATTTCCAAAAAAATTATGGAATTGATGGTGCAAGATTAGATATGGGTCATGCTTTACCAAAAGAATTGGAACATAGAATAATATCTAACGCTAAAAATTATGATCCATCATTTGCTATTATTGCTGAAGAGCTTTCTATGGATAATCATAAAAAGGCGAAATTGAGCGGATATGATGCAATTTTAGGTAATACATGGTGGGCAGAGCCAAGACATAAAGAAAGTTGGTTTATAAAAACAGTTAGAGATATAATGCCAAAATTGGAAGTTCCATCAATGGCTACTGCAGAAACTCCAGACTCACCAAGAGCAGTAACAAGAGATGGTGGAGAAGTATTTGCAAAACTTTCAGCAGTTGTGAATACATTTATGCCAAATGGTTTAACCGTAATCAACTCAGGAAGTGAAATATTTGAAAAGCAACCAATGAATTTAGGACTTGATTTTGAAAAACCAGAAGAAGAAAGATATAAATATTTAAAACCTACAGATCAATTCTATGGTAAATTAGCATTTTTTGATTATTACGCATTACATTGGGATGTAGACAAACATATGGTAAAACTATTAACAGTATTAGGGAAAATAAAAAAGGAATATGTAGATTTGATAAGCAATATCAGTCATTATAGATATACAGAACATATGGATAAAGTATTTTCTATTTTCTATTGGAATGGTGAAAAAGGACTATTAATTCCAGTAAATTTGAATTTCGATAAAGCTGTAAATTTTGGATTTGATCTTGGTTATCATACATGGAGAGGCCATCATAAGATAAGTTTATTGCTTGAAAATTATAGAAGATGTGATTTTAAATGGGATGAAGGAGCATGGTTAAATATAAATCTAAATCCTGGAGAAGCAAAAATATATCTTGTAGAATAAATAAGAAGCTGGCTGTAATTAGCCAGCTTCTTTATTGTAAACATAAAAATCTATCAAAGTAATAAGATAAAGTAATAAGATATAAACAAAAAACTCCCCGAAAAACCGGGGAGTTTTTGTGGTGGCCAGGGACAGAATCGAACTGTCGACACCTGGATTTTCAGTCCAGTGCTCTACCAACTGAGCTACCTGGCCATCTAATAAAATGGTGGGTGCTGCAGGGATCGAACCTACGACCTTCTGCTTGTAAGGCAGACGCTCTCCCAGCTGAGCTAAGCACCCACTCGTTTCTGGCGCCCCCAACGGGATTTGAACCCGTGCCTTTGGCGTGAAAGGCCAATGTCCTAGGCCGCTAGACGATGGGGGCAAATTTGGTCACATTTCCCTTCGCAACCGAAATATATATTACCAGAAAAATCATTAAAAGTCAAGAAAACAATAAGTTAAAAACTTTAAGAAATGATTTCTAATTTCGGAATATTGAGCAATATAGAAAAAAGTTTTTGAAAAGCACGTTTTCTATGACTAATTGTGTTTTTAACTTCTTTTCCTAATTGCCCAAATGTTAGAGTTTCACCTTCAGGGATAAATATAGGATCATAGCCAAAGCCATGTTTTCCGAGTATTGAATATGCTATTTTCCCTTTTACTTCACCTTCAACGGAAAAAAGTATATTATTTTTAGGATCGTAATATGTTGCTGCACATACAAAACGTGCATTTCTTTTTTCAAAAGGGACATTTTCTAATTTTTTCAATATGTATTTCATTTTTTCTATATATGTTTTATTTTCCATAAATCGAGCAGAATATACTCCTGGGAATCCATTTAATATCTCTATTTCAAGTCCAGAATCATCAGCGATTACAGGAGTTCTTAAAACTCGAGCAGTTTCAATGGCTTTTTTTATAGAATTTTCTATAAATGTTTTCCCATCTTCGTTAACTTCAAAATTTTTTAATATTTCAAACATCCCTTTGATTTCAAATTTATCCGGTTTAATTTCAGTAACTTCTTTTAATTTATGCTTATTATTTGTCGCCAGATATATCGTCATATTCCCAAACCAACCTCTTTTAATTTTTTTGCTGCTTCTGAAGGATTTTCCTGATGAAACACACCAGCACCTACAACAAATTCAGTTGCACCAGAATTATATAAGTCTCTAATGTTTTTTAATCCAACACCACCATCAACTTCAATAGCTACATTTACTCCTTTTTCATCAATCATATTTTTTAGTTTTTTAATTTTATTTAATGTTTCTGGAATAAATTTTTGACCTGTAAAACCGGGATTAACACTCATTATCAGAATTCTATCAACGAATGGCAATATTTCTTCCAGTAGAAATACAGGTGTATGTGGATTTAAAGAAACTCCAGCATCACATCCCATATCTTTTATTTTTGAAATTGTTCTGTGTAAGTGTGTAACAGCTTCATAATGAACAGTAATTCCATTTACACCCATTTTAGCGTAATCTTCAATATATCTATCAGGATCTATAATCATTAAATGTGCATCGAGGTATTTTTCAGTTATATTTCTAACAGATTTTATTATAGGTGTTCCAAAAGAAATATTTGGAACAAAAAGCCCATCCATGATATCTAAATGAATACCTTCTATATTATTTTCTACATTTTTAATCTCTTCTCCTAATTTTGAAAAATCAGCAGCTAAAATTGAAGGATAAATTTTCATTTCCATCTTTTCCTCCTTGTCTTTTTTTGATATTCGCTTACCTCATTATATATCTTCAAATAATTTTTATATCTAATTTCTGAAATTTCTCCATTTTCAACGGCGTCTTTAACTCCGCAATGTGGTTCATTGATATGAACACAATCATTAAAAGCACAATACATAGAATGTTCATGGAATTCAACAAAGAAATTTTGAAGTTTATCGGGTTCAAAATCATAAACTTCAAATGCAGCGAAACCTGGTGTATCAGCTACAAATCCTCCAAAATCAAATTTCAATAATTCTGTATAGGTTGTAGTATGTTTTCCTCTCTGAAGTTTTTCAGAGATTTCTCCAACTCTTAATTTAAGCCCAGGATTAATAGCATTTAATAGAGAAGATTTTCCAACACCAGACATTCCGGCAAATGTGGAAATCTTATTTTTCAGATAAGGTTTAATTTCTTCTATTCCAATCTTCTTTTTAGCACTTGTTAAAACAACAGGGTATAAAGGAGAATATATTTTTAAAAACTCGTCAATTTCATCTTTTTCCAATAAATCTACTTTATTTAATACTATAACACAATCCAGATTATTTTTTTCAACTTGAACAAGAAATTTGTCTATTATTAAATAATCCACTTTAGGGCTTTTTAAACATGTAACTAAAACAGTTTGATCTACATTTGCTATTTTTGGCCTATATAGCAAATTTTTTCTTGGCAGGATATTTTCTATTTTTGCGGTGCCATTTTCTATTGAATATTCTACATAATCACCAACTATTGGAGTTATTTTTTGTAATTTAAATTTTCCTCTTAAAAAAGCAGTAATTTTTTCTCTGGTATTCAGGTCTATTAATTCCAACGTATTTGAATGAAATCGAGTCACTATTCCTTTTTCTATCTTCACTTATTCACCTCCGAAGATGATATTTTTAATAATATTGTATCTCTTTTTTCAACAATAGTTCCAGGTTTTGGATCCATGTCTATGACTGTTTCGATTTTTTCATCAGAGTTATAAATTTTTATTATTTTATAATTTAAATTATAAGAAGTGAGGAATTGTTCAGCAACTTCCACAGGAACGCCAATTAAATCAGGAACCTTGAGCGACTCTATCTTTCCCAATTGAACAAAAATATGTCGTCCCTTTTTTACCCGTTCCCCTGCAGAAGGTTCTGTGTATAGTACTTTATTTCCAATTCCTTGAATTAAGGGGATTAATCCAATTTCTTTTAAAGCTTTAATAGCAGTATCTTTGCTTTCTCCTTTAACTTCAGGTACAATAACATATGAAGAGCTATTTACAAAAACAAACACAGATAGGAGCAAAATTAATCCTCCTGAAATTGCTCCTAAAATAAACATAATTGTATTGTAAGTCAGCTTTTTCATTATTTTCTTTAAATCTTTCATTTTAATTTTATACCCTTTTTCCTTAACTTTAATTGTCCACATGCTGCATCAATATCAGTACCCTTTTCAACACGTAAGGTAGCTTCAATTCCAAGTTCTTTTAGTTTATTCACGAAATTTGTTAAAAATCTCTTTGATGGTCTTTCGTAACCTGCAGGATTTGGGTTTACTGGTATAATATTAACCATAACCTTTAATCCTTTCAACAATTCTGCTAACTCTTCAGCATGCTTTTCTTCATCATTTAAACCTTTTATTGCAATATATTCAATAGTAACCCTGTTTTTGGTTTTCTCTTGGTAAATTTTACAAGATTGAATAACTTCTTCTATTGGATATTTTGCATTGATAGGCATTATTTGGTCTCTTATATAATTGTTTGGTGCATGTAAAGAAACAGAAAGTCTTATATCCATATCAAAATTTGCCAATTCTTCGATCTTATCTGCAATGCCAGCTGTTGAAATTGTAATTCTTCTTGCACCAAGGTTTTTCATCTTTTTATTATTCCAATTTCTAATAGCTTTTAAAACATTGTCATAATTTAATAATGGTTCTCCCATCCCCATTAAAACAATATTGTTTATATTTACATCTTTTAATTTTTCTATAGCTAAAACCTGAGCGACTATTTCACCAGCACTAAGATTTCTTTCAAAGCCACTTGCACCTGTAGAACAAAATTTACACTTTAGAGCACAACCTACTTGCGTTGAAATACATGATGAAACTCTATTTGGATAGAAAAGTAATACTGATTCAATAGTTTTTCCATCTTCTAATTTCCAGAGAAATTTAGTAGTACCATCTTTCTTTGATTCCTGAATATCTATTGGTTCGGGAATATAGATATAAAAATGTTCATCTAATAATTCTCTCTGAGATTTAGAAAGATTTGTCATTTCAAAAAAATCAAAAACATGTTTCTTGAATATCCAGTCTAATACCTGATCTACTCTAAATTTTTGTAATTTTATATTTTTGAATTCTTCAATTAATTCATCATAACTAAAATCTAAAATATTCTTTTTAACCATTTCAATTACCTCCTAAAACACGCAACATTCATAGCTCCATGTTATTTCAAAATTTAAATTTTCTGCCAAATCAACAGTGTGTTTAACAGGTTGAACTATTTTATCACTTATAAATAATAGTTTTTCCTGTAAATCTTTTCTATATTTTCCCTTTGGATGCATACAACCGAGAGTGAGTTTAATATGAGGGAATTTATCTTTTGTATATTTGAAGATATTATATACTTCATCAATTGATGGTGGAGATTCGTTTTCAAAATATGATCCTTTTGTAGGAATAAAAACCAGGAAAATAATCTCATCTATATTATCGTAACTTTTTAGTTTGTTTATAGCATCATATTCATGGGTTAATTTACCGCCGTTAAGTCCAATAGTAATATGCGGTTTAACGTTAAATTTCAGTTCAAGTAATGTATGGAATGTTTTCCACATTTCATCAAATTTATCAATACCATAGACATATAACATAGTTTCTCTATTTCCAACTAAATCAAAAGAAATAGCATCACTTATATCTTTAATTTTTAATAGTTCATCATAATTCATAAAGCCTGTATGAAGATTATACTTGAATTTATATCTTTCCTTATAGGCTTTTAATTTCTCAACAAATTTATATACAGGAACTTTTATTTCACTATTCATTCCGCCACTTAATAGTAAAGAAGTCTTATCAGATAAAGAATCTATATCATTAATTGTTGCCATGTTTTCAAGATAATGTTTATTGCAATGCTTACAATTAAGATAACAATAATTACCAGTTAAAGATATAGATTTAGTATCTCTCATTTTTACGAAATGTATCTTATTTTTCATTCATCTCACCACTAAATCTTTCGCATGCTTCTCTTGCAGCAAGCTGTTCTGCTATTTTTTTAGATTTCCCTATGCCTCTTCCATATGTTTTTCCATTTATTTTAGCTTCAATTATAAATGTTCTATTGTGTGGCGGCCCTTCTTGCCTTATTAATTTATATTCAGGCCTTATTTTAAGATCTTTCTGGGTTAATTCTTGAAGTCGTGTTTTATAATCTAGGAATAATTTTCCAGCTATTGCTTCTTTTATATAAGGATTTAAATTTTTTAATGCAAAATCTTTTGCTTTCTCAAAACCCAAGGATAAGTATATTGCACCCAATATCGCTTCAAAAAGATCTGATATTATCGAATGTTTTTCTCTTCCACCAAATCTTTCCTCGTTTTTACTGAGTAAAATATAATTACCCAAATTTAATTTTTTAGCTGCTTCAAATAATATTAACTCACTACCAACAGTTGCACGAACTCTGGCCATATCTCCTTCATTCAAATTATAATTTAAAAATAAATGTTCGGCAATTATTAAATTTAATACAGAATCCCCAAGAAATTCAAGTCTTTCATTAGAATTTATTTTTCGTCCTTTAGAAGTATAATCATTTGAATAAGAAGAATGACAAAGAGCTTCAAAAAGAAGCTCTTCATCGATATTATCAATACCAATAATTTTTTTAACCTTTTTTACAATTTTTCTCTCATAATCATTCATTTATTTTCTCCTTAACAATTGAATATAACGATTCTTCATCTAATTTAAAGATTTTAAATAATGAAGCATTATTTCCAGATGGTGAGTAATTATCTACACCTAGTGATTCAACAGTTAGAGGATTTAATTTATTTTTTACTACTGATTTTGAAAATTCTACTATTAAACCGTTATATTTGTTATGGTCTTCATATATGATTACATGTGAGTTATCTATATATTCGCTTATTTTTGCAGCATTAAATTCTAATGGAGCAGAAACGTTAATAACTGTGATGTTTATACCTTCTTCTTTTAATTTGTCTGCAACCTTAACAGCCTTATATGCTACACTTCCATGAGTTAAAATAGTTACTTTTTCACCTTTTCTGAGGACATCCATTTTTCCATATTCAAATTCGTAATTTTCGCCAAAGAATGGATTTCCATTTTCATCTAATATTACAGGGATTTTTGATCTACCCATAGCAATTACAACATTTCCCAATGTTGATGCTGCAAATCTAACGGCTTTATCTGTTTGGTTTGGATCTGCAGGTACTATTAATTTTGTGTCGAAGAAGCTTCTTACGATGCCAATATAATTAATTTCATGATGAGTTTTTCCATCTTCACCAATATCAATTCCACAATGTGTAACTGCTGTTTTTAGATTTGTATGATTAATATCGTTTAATCTTTGTTGGTTAAATGTTTCATCGAGTCCAAATACACCAAAATCTGCAAAGAAAGGAACGACGCCACAAACAGACATAGCACCTGCAATAGTAGCTGCGTTGTGTTCTTGAATGCCGATCTGTACATATGTTTCTGGGCTTACTTTTTCAAATTTTCCTAATTTAACAGAAGGCTTTAAATCACAATCAACTGCTACAATAGGAACTTTTCCTTTGTTAACTTTAGCGAGATCAGCAATAGCATTTCCAAAAGCGCCTCTGTTATCAATTTTATCATCTTTTGTATAAACAATAGGAGTACCTGGTTCAGCAGTAACCACATAATCTTCAAAATTTAATTTTTCCCTTAATAATGGTAAATTTTTTCTCATTTCTTTATATTTTTCTATATCGTTTTCTAATCCTAATTCTTTTAAGGCTTTATCTAATTCATCTTCTTTTAATGGAGCACCATGATATTCATGTCTATTTTCCATAAATGAAACGCCTTTACCAATAATTGTTTTAGCGATAATAACAGTTGGGCCTAATTTATAATTTTTTGCTTCTTCAATAGCATTAAATAATTGTTCATAATCGTGGCCATCAACTTCAATAATATTCCAGCCAGCAGATTCATATTCTTTAACAATATCAACATACAAAACATCTCTTGCTCTACCAGAAATTTGTATATCGTTATAATCTACTAATACAGTTAAATTGTTTAAATTTTCTTTTTTAGCAGTTCTTCGTGCTTCAGCAATTTGACCTTTTGGAGATTCTCCATCACTATGTAAAACAAATACATGATAATTATCTCCTGTTATTTTGGCAGCTAAAGCCATTCCAACGCCTGCAGATAAACCCTGTCCTAAATTACCTGTTGTCCATTCAACACCTGGAATTCCTCTGGTTATATGTCCTTCAAAAATTGAACCAGCATGTCTAAAACCTGCTATTAATTCATCAACATTGAAAAAACCAAGTCTTGCTAAAGCAGAATAAACACCAGGTGAAGTATGGCCATGGCTGATAACAACCCTATCTCTTTTAGGATCAAATGGATTTTCTGGATCTATATTTGCCATATTAAAGACACTTAAATACATATCAATTGAAGACATTGATCCACCGGGATGACCAGATTTTGCAACAGTAGTCATTTTCAAAATATCGCCTCTACATAATCTTCCGAGTTCTTTTAATTCGTTTAATGATTTCTTCATCTAAACTCCTCCTCCTTCTGTATTCTTATCATAAAAAAATTATTTTATTTTTCTTATAATTAATATAATCACGTTTAGTATAACACTAATTAATATAGCTGATGTTAAAGGAAAATAAAAAGTAAAATTTTCTTTTTTTATTAAAATATCTCCTGGTAGTCTTCCAATTTTAAAAGGAATTTTATCAAATAAATATATTAATAATCCAATAATAATTAAAACAATACCAATGGAAATTATATATTTCCCCAATTCCTGCATATTAATCACCTAAAGGGCAATTTTTTTTGAAATATTCAAAAGGTAATTTAACCATTACAGGTTGATTATTTTCTATAATTTGTAAAGTTACTTGTTTTAAAAAAGCATTAACTGTTATAACTCTTGCAGGAACATTTTCGTATTCAATAGTTGAACCTTCATTTGGAATACATTTCAATTCATTTTCATAAAACTCATTTTCATATGCCAGACAACACATTAAACGGCCGCATCTTCCTGAGATTTTTGCTGTATTTATAAGCATTTGTTGTGTTTTAGCCATTTCCATTTTTATAGAATCAAATTTTCTTAAGAATCTGGAACAACAGGTAATCTGACCGCATAATCCAATAGCTCCAATCATTTTCACTTCATCTCTAATGCCAATTTGACGCAACTCTATTCTTGCCTTAAATTCTTTTG from Marinitoga aeolica harbors:
- the rsgA gene encoding ribosome small subunit-dependent GTPase A, with protein sequence MKIEKGIVTRFHSNTLELIDLNTREKITAFLRGKFKLQKITPIVGDYVEYSIENGTAKIENILPRKNLLYRPKIANVDQTVLVTCLKSPKVDYLIIDKFLVQVEKNNLDCVIVLNKVDLLEKDEIDEFLKIYSPLYPVVLTSAKKKIGIEEIKPYLKNKISTFAGMSGVGKSSLLNAINPGLKLRVGEISEKLQRGKHTTTYTELLKFDFGGFVADTPGFAAFEVYDFEPDKLQNFFVEFHEHSMYCAFNDCVHINEPHCGVKDAVENGEISEIRYKNYLKIYNEVSEYQKKTRRKRWK
- a CDS encoding PASTA domain-containing protein, which codes for MKDLKKIMKKLTYNTIMFILGAISGGLILLLSVFVFVNSSSYVIVPEVKGESKDTAIKALKEIGLIPLIQGIGNKVLYTEPSAGERVKKGRHIFVQLGKIESLKVPDLIGVPVEVAEQFLTSYNLNYKIIKIYNSDEKIETVIDMDPKPGTIVEKRDTILLKISSSEVNK
- the rlmN gene encoding 23S rRNA (adenine(2503)-C(2))-methyltransferase RlmN gives rise to the protein MVKKNILDFSYDELIEEFKNIKLQKFRVDQVLDWIFKKHVFDFFEMTNLSKSQRELLDEHFYIYIPEPIDIQESKKDGTTKFLWKLEDGKTIESVLLFYPNRVSSCISTQVGCALKCKFCSTGASGFERNLSAGEIVAQVLAIEKLKDVNINNIVLMGMGEPLLNYDNVLKAIRNWNNKKMKNLGARRITISTAGIADKIEELANFDMDIRLSVSLHAPNNYIRDQIMPINAKYPIEEVIQSCKIYQEKTKNRVTIEYIAIKGLNDEEKHAEELAELLKGLKVMVNIIPVNPNPAGYERPSKRFLTNFVNKLKELGIEATLRVEKGTDIDAACGQLKLRKKGIKLK
- a CDS encoding radical SAM protein gives rise to the protein MKNKIHFVKMRDTKSISLTGNYCYLNCKHCNKHYLENMATINDIDSLSDKTSLLLSGGMNSEIKVPVYKFVEKLKAYKERYKFKYNLHTGFMNYDELLKIKDISDAISFDLVGNRETMLYVYGIDKFDEMWKTFHTLLELKFNVKPHITIGLNGGKLTHEYDAINKLKSYDNIDEIIFLVFIPTKGSYFENESPPSIDEVYNIFKYTKDKFPHIKLTLGCMHPKGKYRKDLQEKLLFISDKIVQPVKHTVDLAENLNFEITWSYECCVF
- the rnc gene encoding ribonuclease III, whose protein sequence is MNDYERKIVKKVKKIIGIDNIDEELLFEALCHSSYSNDYTSKGRKINSNERLEFLGDSVLNLIIAEHLFLNYNLNEGDMARVRATVGSELILFEAAKKLNLGNYILLSKNEERFGGREKHSIISDLFEAILGAIYLSLGFEKAKDFALKNLNPYIKEAIAGKLFLDYKTRLQELTQKDLKIRPEYKLIRQEGPPHNRTFIIEAKINGKTYGRGIGKSKKIAEQLAAREACERFSGEMNEK
- a CDS encoding transketolase → MKKSLNELKELGRLCRGDILKMTTVAKSGHPGGSMSSIDMYLSVFNMANIDPENPFDPKRDRVVISHGHTSPGVYSALARLGFFNVDELIAGFRHAGSIFEGHITRGIPGVEWTTGNLGQGLSAGVGMALAAKITGDNYHVFVLHSDGESPKGQIAEARRTAKKENLNNLTVLVDYNDIQISGRARDVLYVDIVKEYESAGWNIIEVDGHDYEQLFNAIEEAKNYKLGPTVIIAKTIIGKGVSFMENRHEYHGAPLKEDELDKALKELGLENDIEKYKEMRKNLPLLREKLNFEDYVVTAEPGTPIVYTKDDKIDNRGAFGNAIADLAKVNKGKVPIVAVDCDLKPSVKLGKFEKVSPETYVQIGIQEHNAATIAGAMSVCGVVPFFADFGVFGLDETFNQQRLNDINHTNLKTAVTHCGIDIGEDGKTHHEINYIGIVRSFFDTKLIVPADPNQTDKAVRFAASTLGNVVIAMGRSKIPVILDENGNPFFGENYEFEYGKMDVLRKGEKVTILTHGSVAYKAVKVADKLKEEGINITVINVSAPLEFNAAKISEYIDNSHVIIYEDHNKYNGLIVEFSKSVVKNKLNPLTVESLGVDNYSPSGNNASLFKIFKLDEESLYSIVKEKINE
- a CDS encoding DUF2905 domain-containing protein, coding for MQELGKYIISIGIVLIIIGLLIYLFDKIPFKIGRLPGDILIKKENFTFYFPLTSAILISVILNVIILIIRKIK